The following are encoded in a window of Paraburkholderia hospita genomic DNA:
- a CDS encoding MFS transporter, giving the protein MSAADIDAIRLNAPPVRWRAVVALTAVSTLSQIGQFGIGFMVLPVWLAHQGLDAPRAGLFAAAQWAGMFVGLWFAPRLIERIGSKLTVTLGLAASLIAYASFGALSWPAWILPGMLTGLGIGLRWIANETWLYSLVPADKSGKVVGVHETLIASAGVLAPALAVYGGVSGTLVFVSGSLLTLAAAIPLWLTRSSAPPPALKPQQVARGKRLELGPIVCLGLVTIAVGGIGDGALYGLFPLFADSRGLTATQTATMLACFGIGGMVLQFPVGWLADRAGLAATVIVCALTSTAAIVAFSFAPSASLAYVGAALLLGGMNSAYITLGMYAAACSDKLAITRNMRVLSLAFTACSIAGPLFAGSAMKALGNDLLMWQLAIMSGALMIYTLGMREGHRQARQRAPSVSS; this is encoded by the coding sequence ATGAGCGCCGCCGATATAGACGCGATCCGCTTGAACGCTCCGCCCGTGCGCTGGCGCGCGGTGGTCGCGCTGACGGCTGTCTCGACGCTCTCGCAGATCGGCCAGTTCGGAATCGGCTTCATGGTCCTGCCCGTATGGCTCGCGCATCAAGGGCTCGATGCACCGCGCGCCGGACTCTTCGCCGCAGCGCAATGGGCGGGCATGTTCGTCGGACTGTGGTTCGCGCCGCGCCTGATCGAACGCATCGGATCGAAGCTGACGGTGACGCTGGGGCTCGCCGCTTCGCTGATCGCGTATGCATCGTTCGGCGCCTTGTCCTGGCCTGCGTGGATATTGCCCGGCATGCTGACGGGACTCGGCATCGGCTTGCGCTGGATCGCGAACGAGACCTGGCTCTACAGTCTCGTGCCCGCCGACAAGAGCGGCAAAGTGGTCGGCGTTCACGAAACCTTGATCGCATCGGCGGGCGTGCTTGCGCCTGCGCTCGCGGTCTACGGTGGCGTGAGCGGCACATTGGTGTTCGTGTCGGGTTCGCTGCTGACGCTCGCTGCCGCTATTCCGTTGTGGCTCACACGTTCGTCCGCACCGCCACCTGCATTGAAGCCACAACAGGTCGCTCGCGGCAAGCGCCTCGAACTGGGGCCGATTGTTTGCCTCGGCCTCGTTACGATTGCCGTCGGCGGCATCGGTGACGGTGCGCTCTACGGGCTCTTTCCGCTCTTCGCCGACAGCCGAGGACTCACGGCCACGCAAACCGCGACGATGCTCGCGTGCTTCGGTATCGGCGGCATGGTGTTGCAATTTCCCGTTGGTTGGCTCGCGGATCGCGCCGGTCTCGCGGCAACGGTGATCGTCTGCGCATTGACCAGCACGGCGGCTATCGTCGCGTTTTCGTTCGCGCCGTCCGCGTCGCTCGCCTATGTCGGAGCCGCGCTGCTGCTCGGCGGCATGAACAGCGCGTACATCACGCTCGGCATGTATGCGGCCGCGTGCAGCGACAAACTCGCGATAACCCGCAACATGCGCGTGCTGTCGCTCGCCTTCACTGCATGCTCGATCGCCGGGCCGCTGTTTGCCGGGTCTGCGATGAAGGCTCTCGGCAACGATCTGTTGATGTGGCAACTCGCGATCATGAGCGGCGCGCTCATGATCTACACGCTCGGCATGCGTGAAGGGCACCGGCAGGCGCGGCAGCGCGCGCCTTCGGTCTCTTCCTGA